The following coding sequences lie in one Stenotrophomonas rhizophila genomic window:
- a CDS encoding response regulator transcription factor, producing the protein MRILLAEDDALLANRLQALLEEAGYLVLHSAEGRQAEELGQIEDIAAAVVDLGLPGLDGLSIIERWRQAGRGFPVLVLTARARWHDKLAGFDAGADDYLTKPFQPEELLLRLRALIRRSAGHASPRLQCGPLLLDVNAGRFELDGELLHLSPQEQRILSYFLHHPDVVISRSRLGEHVYEAGFDPDSNTLDVLIGRIRRKLGSDLIHTHRGQGFRLSAQP; encoded by the coding sequence ATGCGGATCCTGCTTGCCGAGGACGATGCCCTGCTGGCCAACCGGCTGCAGGCCCTGCTGGAAGAGGCCGGCTACCTGGTGCTGCACAGCGCCGAGGGCCGCCAGGCTGAGGAGCTGGGCCAGATCGAGGACATCGCCGCGGCGGTGGTCGACCTGGGCCTGCCCGGGCTGGATGGCCTGAGCATCATCGAGCGCTGGCGCCAGGCCGGGCGCGGCTTCCCGGTGCTGGTGCTGACCGCCCGGGCGCGCTGGCACGACAAGCTGGCCGGCTTCGATGCCGGGGCCGACGACTACCTGACCAAACCGTTCCAGCCCGAAGAACTGCTGCTGCGCCTGCGTGCGCTGATCCGGCGCAGCGCCGGCCATGCCAGCCCGCGCCTGCAATGCGGGCCACTGCTGCTGGACGTCAACGCCGGCCGCTTCGAGCTGGACGGCGAGCTGCTGCACCTGAGCCCGCAGGAGCAGCGCATCCTGAGCTACTTCCTGCACCACCCCGACGTGGTGATCAGCCGCTCGCGGTTGGGCGAGCACGTGTACGAAGCCGGCTTCGATCCCGATTCCAACACGCTGGACGTGCTGATCGGGCGGATCCGCCGCAAGCTGGGCAGCGACCTCATCCACACCCATCGCGGGCAGGGCTTCCGCCTGTCGGCACAGCCATGA
- a CDS encoding NAD(P)/FAD-dependent oxidoreductase, translating into MDLKSGYPFWAVRNGLMHAFPPLRDDLQCDVLVVGGGITGALIANELCAHGHDVAVIEQRDIGWGSTAASTALLQYEIDTHLIDLARQYGETAAVQAYQACADAIPALREVARGLKGVDCHPMHSLYYASKRRHRAVLQEEFALRQRHGFDVRWLDRDAVQDEFGVDAPGAILSGLAARVDPYCLTYRLLARLQKNGCQVHDRTTLATLVPTARGVTATTAEGVRIRCGHVVMAAGYANQHWLKPSVARNRSSYAFITDPIPADLLGPLAQTMVWESARPYLYMRSTGDQRLLIGGEDDAVDIPARRDRRVDAKAARLLKKVGKLFPHLPLQPAFSWAGTFAETADGLPFFGPHPQWGPRVLFGMAYGGNGITYSMIGAGLLRARIERRRHPLAALFGFERLE; encoded by the coding sequence ATGGACCTGAAAAGTGGTTACCCGTTCTGGGCGGTGCGCAACGGGTTGATGCACGCCTTCCCGCCCCTGCGCGACGACCTGCAGTGCGATGTACTGGTGGTGGGCGGCGGGATCACCGGCGCGCTGATCGCCAACGAACTGTGCGCCCACGGCCACGATGTGGCGGTGATCGAACAACGTGACATCGGCTGGGGCAGCACCGCCGCCAGCACCGCGCTGCTGCAGTACGAGATCGACACCCACCTGATCGACCTGGCCCGGCAGTACGGCGAAACCGCCGCCGTACAGGCCTACCAGGCCTGCGCCGACGCGATTCCTGCGTTGCGCGAGGTCGCTCGCGGGCTCAAGGGGGTGGACTGCCATCCCATGCACAGCCTGTACTACGCCAGCAAACGCCGGCACCGCGCGGTGCTGCAGGAAGAATTCGCACTGCGCCAGCGGCATGGCTTCGACGTGCGCTGGCTGGACCGCGACGCGGTCCAGGACGAATTCGGCGTGGACGCGCCGGGCGCCATCCTCAGCGGGCTGGCCGCCCGCGTGGACCCGTACTGCCTGACCTACCGGCTGCTGGCGCGGCTGCAGAAGAACGGCTGCCAGGTGCACGACCGCACCACCCTGGCCACGTTGGTGCCCACCGCACGCGGGGTAACCGCCACCACCGCCGAGGGCGTGCGCATCCGCTGCGGGCACGTGGTGATGGCCGCCGGCTACGCCAACCAGCACTGGCTGAAGCCCTCGGTGGCGCGCAACCGCAGCAGCTACGCCTTCATCACCGACCCGATCCCGGCCGACCTGCTCGGGCCACTGGCCCAGACCATGGTCTGGGAGTCCGCGCGGCCCTACCTGTACATGCGCAGCACCGGCGACCAGCGCCTGCTGATCGGCGGTGAGGACGATGCGGTGGACATTCCGGCCCGGCGCGACCGGCGCGTGGACGCCAAAGCCGCGCGCCTGCTGAAGAAGGTGGGCAAGCTCTTTCCGCACCTGCCGCTGCAGCCGGCCTTCTCCTGGGCCGGCACCTTTGCCGAGACCGCCGACGGCCTGCCCTTCTTCGGTCCCCACCCGCAATGGGGGCCGCGGGTCCTGTTCGGCATGGCCTACGGCGGCAACGGCATCACCTATTCCATGATCGGCGCCGGCCTGTTGCGCGCCCGCATCGAGCGCCGCAGGCACCCGCTGGCCGCGCTGTTCGGGTTCGAGCGGCTGGAGTAA
- a CDS encoding PepSY domain-containing protein: MTASLLLPVLLALSPQEPVRVHDGGSRQQEAVRQAVRQGRLVPLQQVVADALRRYPGKLVEVELDDGKYEIEILGANGVVMELDYDAATGRLLKMEED; this comes from the coding sequence ATGACCGCCTCCCTGTTGCTTCCCGTGCTGCTGGCGTTGAGCCCGCAGGAGCCCGTGCGCGTGCACGACGGCGGCAGCCGCCAGCAGGAGGCGGTGCGCCAGGCCGTGCGCCAGGGCCGGCTGGTGCCGCTGCAGCAGGTGGTGGCCGACGCGCTGCGCCGCTACCCCGGCAAGCTGGTGGAAGTGGAACTGGACGACGGCAAGTACGAGATCGAGATCCTGGGCGCCAACGGCGTGGTGATGGAGCTGGATTACGATGCAGCTACCGGGCGCCTGTTGAAGATGGAAGAAGATTGA
- the speE gene encoding polyamine aminopropyltransferase, protein MTDNNNWYIEHFERTGSAIGYRLTGKLDEVQSPFQKIEIFATTDWGNLMTIDGAIMLTSKDNFFYHEMISHPVLFTHAAPKRVVIIGGGDCGTLREVLKHPGVESVTQCDIDEQVTVMARKHFPELCDSNDDPRAELMFDDGVAYMANCPAGSVDVVIVDSTDPVGPGEGLFNKAFYESCFKALKDDGILVQQSESPLMQLDLINEMRTEMGKAGFGSFKTLPFPQPCYPTGWWSVTLARKGESSFDFRQADAAAKSFDTLYYTAALHTGVLVTPPFVAAALKG, encoded by the coding sequence ATGACTGACAACAACAACTGGTACATCGAGCATTTCGAGCGCACCGGCTCGGCCATCGGCTACCGCCTGACCGGCAAGCTGGACGAAGTGCAGTCGCCGTTCCAGAAGATCGAGATCTTCGCGACCACCGACTGGGGCAACCTGATGACCATCGATGGCGCCATCATGCTGACCAGCAAGGACAACTTCTTCTATCACGAGATGATCAGCCACCCGGTGCTGTTCACCCACGCCGCGCCCAAGCGCGTGGTGATCATCGGCGGCGGCGACTGCGGCACCCTGCGCGAAGTGCTCAAGCACCCGGGCGTGGAGAGCGTGACCCAGTGCGACATCGACGAGCAGGTCACCGTGATGGCCCGCAAGCACTTCCCGGAACTGTGCGATTCCAACGACGACCCGCGCGCCGAGCTGATGTTCGATGACGGCGTGGCCTACATGGCCAACTGCCCGGCCGGCAGCGTGGACGTGGTGATCGTGGACTCCACCGACCCGGTGGGCCCGGGCGAAGGCCTGTTCAACAAGGCCTTCTACGAGAGCTGCTTCAAGGCCCTGAAGGACGACGGCATCCTGGTGCAGCAGTCCGAATCGCCGCTGATGCAGCTGGACCTGATCAACGAAATGCGCACCGAGATGGGCAAGGCGGGCTTCGGCTCGTTCAAGACCCTGCCGTTCCCGCAGCCGTGCTACCCGACCGGCTGGTGGAGCGTGACCCTGGCCCGCAAGGGCGAGAGCAGCTTCGACTTCCGCCAGGCCGATGCGGCCGCCAAGTCGTTCGATACGCTGTACTACACCGCCGCGCTGCACACCGGCGTGCTGGTGACCCCGCCGTTCGTGGCGGCGGCCCTGAAGGGCTGA
- a CDS encoding DUF6122 family protein produces MSARAIFHLFLHAAVPALLAWMFWRKRFLSAWALLLLGWIIDLDHLLADPIYAPNRCSIGFHPLHTAPAIAVYAGLCVPKKTRLFGIGLIIHIVLDAIDCWWMHHSR; encoded by the coding sequence ATGAGCGCACGCGCGATCTTCCATCTGTTCCTGCATGCCGCCGTGCCGGCGTTGCTGGCGTGGATGTTCTGGCGCAAGCGTTTCTTGTCGGCGTGGGCGCTGCTGTTGCTGGGCTGGATCATCGACCTGGACCACCTGCTGGCCGACCCGATCTACGCCCCGAACCGCTGCAGCATCGGCTTCCATCCGTTGCACACCGCGCCGGCGATTGCGGTGTATGCGGGCCTGTGCGTGCCGAAGAAAACACGGTTGTTCGGCATCGGCCTGATCATCCACATCGTGCTGGACGCCATCGATTGCTGGTGGATGCACCACTCCCGGTAG
- a CDS encoding PepSY domain-containing protein has product MNTLILAAALATALVSTPAFAADLSAADVQAKLRAAGYTQVHELERDDGLWEADVTRADGSFEEVIVDPATGEIFDPRSTRALLDAGQILAVAQKAGFRQVESFERDGATWKLEARNARNQRVEVRMSGHDGRVLSSKREGWWD; this is encoded by the coding sequence ATGAACACGCTGATCCTGGCCGCCGCCCTTGCCACCGCGCTGGTATCCACTCCGGCCTTCGCCGCCGACCTGAGCGCTGCCGACGTACAGGCCAAGCTGCGCGCCGCCGGCTACACCCAGGTGCATGAGCTGGAACGCGATGACGGCCTGTGGGAAGCGGACGTCACCCGTGCCGATGGCAGCTTCGAAGAAGTGATCGTGGACCCGGCCACCGGTGAGATCTTCGACCCGCGCAGCACCCGCGCCCTGCTCGATGCCGGGCAGATCCTGGCCGTGGCCCAGAAGGCCGGTTTCCGTCAGGTGGAGTCCTTCGAACGCGACGGTGCCACCTGGAAGCTGGAGGCCCGCAACGCGCGCAACCAGCGCGTGGAAGTGCGCATGAGCGGCCACGACGGGCGCGTGTTGTCGAGCAAGCGCGAAGGCTGGTGGGACTGA
- a CDS encoding sensor histidine kinase, whose product MNTGSLRTRLLLAGGVGLVLVSALATWWLGAMYERSARSALDQRLGNELIAVLALAESDAQGRLQLRRELFDERYQRVFSGTYWQVQDAKGQPLGQSRSLWDETLATPATLRTGPAQAFDTTGPLHAPLRALAQQVTLPRVPTPLRVVVATDRSDLDAQVSAFRQRTALALAVLVALWFAVLVTQVHYGLRPLAELSRIAGQVRNGENVRFPQQGLVREVAPLAVQLNDLLDHHQRMVVRARRSAEDLAHALKTPLTVLMTEAEGDGSDWRQTLRSETARMQASIERYLAAGIGADSQQRTVVAPVMGALCSLMQRVHNERGLVFEQDPDAQGLFAGAREDLEEMLGNLLDNAGKWAAHTVRVSVRHVGNELHIRVEDDGPGLPDAELQHVLERGVRLDERASSNGLGLAIVADIAESYGGSLVLANTHPGLRATLTLPAG is encoded by the coding sequence ATGAATACCGGCTCGCTGCGTACCCGCCTGCTGCTCGCCGGTGGCGTGGGCCTGGTACTGGTGTCGGCGCTGGCCACCTGGTGGCTGGGGGCGATGTACGAGCGTTCGGCACGCAGCGCGCTGGACCAGCGCCTGGGCAACGAACTGATCGCGGTGCTGGCGCTGGCCGAAAGCGATGCACAGGGCCGCCTGCAGCTGCGCCGTGAATTGTTCGACGAGCGCTACCAGCGCGTGTTTTCCGGTACCTATTGGCAGGTGCAGGACGCCAAGGGCCAGCCGCTGGGGCAATCGCGCTCGTTGTGGGACGAAACCCTGGCCACCCCGGCGACGCTGCGCACCGGGCCCGCGCAGGCCTTCGACACCACCGGCCCACTGCATGCCCCGTTGCGTGCACTGGCCCAGCAGGTCACGTTGCCGCGGGTGCCCACGCCGCTGCGCGTGGTGGTGGCCACCGACCGCAGCGATCTGGATGCCCAGGTCAGCGCGTTCCGCCAGCGCACGGCCCTGGCGCTGGCCGTGCTGGTTGCGCTGTGGTTCGCGGTGCTGGTCACCCAGGTGCATTACGGCCTGCGCCCGCTGGCCGAACTGAGCCGCATCGCCGGCCAGGTCCGCAACGGTGAAAACGTGCGCTTTCCGCAGCAGGGGCTGGTCAGGGAAGTGGCGCCGCTGGCGGTGCAGCTCAACGACCTGCTGGACCACCATCAGCGCATGGTGGTGCGTGCGCGCCGCAGTGCCGAGGACCTCGCCCACGCCTTGAAGACCCCGCTGACGGTGCTGATGACCGAAGCCGAGGGCGATGGCAGCGACTGGCGCCAGACCCTGCGCAGCGAAACCGCGCGCATGCAGGCCAGCATCGAACGTTACCTGGCGGCCGGGATCGGTGCCGACAGCCAGCAGCGCACCGTGGTGGCCCCGGTGATGGGCGCGCTGTGCAGCCTGATGCAGCGCGTGCACAACGAACGCGGGCTGGTGTTCGAACAGGACCCCGATGCGCAGGGCCTGTTTGCCGGTGCGCGCGAAGACTTGGAGGAAATGCTCGGCAACCTGCTCGACAACGCCGGCAAGTGGGCCGCGCATACGGTGCGTGTCAGCGTGCGCCACGTCGGTAATGAACTGCACATCCGCGTGGAGGACGACGGCCCGGGGCTGCCCGACGCGGAGCTGCAACACGTGCTGGAGCGTGGCGTGCGCCTGGACGAGCGTGCCTCCAGCAACGGCCTGGGCCTGGCGATCGTGGCCGACATTGCCGAGAGTTACGGCGGCAGTTTGGTGCTGGCAAATACGCACCCGGGACTGCGCGCGACGTTGACGCTGCCGGCGGGCTGA
- a CDS encoding aspartyl/asparaginyl beta-hydroxylase domain-containing protein: MTKIVLAALFIACVLYIHFRGKVRARWSRQLLDHSSFMAPINVIMYMFSKVPTTPFLDPGKEFPQLEPLRQNWQMIRDEALALRDADKIAASSTFNDAGFNSFFRRGWKRFYLKWYGPSHPSAKTLCPKTTALLESLPDVRAAMFAQLPSGSELRPHRDPFAGSLRLHLGLTTPNDDGCYIVVDGIKKSWRDGEWMMFDETYIHHAHNETPDDRVILFCDIARPLRFGLPGLFNRAVASTLLAGGASPNLPGDPTGGVNKAFGGVYKVRLKAKALRERSVVAYQVIKWGLVLAVIAGIWAI; the protein is encoded by the coding sequence ATGACCAAGATCGTGCTGGCAGCGCTGTTCATCGCCTGCGTGCTGTATATCCATTTCCGCGGCAAGGTGCGCGCGCGCTGGTCGCGGCAGCTGCTGGACCACTCCAGCTTCATGGCCCCCATCAACGTGATCATGTACATGTTCTCGAAGGTGCCGACCACGCCGTTCCTGGACCCGGGCAAGGAATTCCCGCAGCTGGAACCGTTGCGCCAGAACTGGCAGATGATCCGCGACGAGGCGCTGGCGCTGCGCGATGCGGACAAGATCGCCGCGTCCAGCACGTTCAACGATGCCGGCTTCAATTCGTTCTTCCGCCGCGGCTGGAAGCGCTTCTACCTGAAGTGGTACGGCCCGTCGCACCCGTCGGCCAAGACGCTGTGCCCGAAGACCACCGCGCTGCTGGAATCGCTGCCGGACGTGCGCGCGGCGATGTTCGCCCAGTTGCCCTCGGGCAGCGAGCTGCGCCCGCACCGCGACCCGTTCGCCGGTTCGCTGCGCCTGCACCTGGGCCTGACCACGCCCAACGACGATGGCTGCTACATCGTGGTGGATGGCATCAAGAAGAGCTGGCGCGATGGCGAGTGGATGATGTTCGATGAGACCTACATCCACCACGCGCACAACGAGACGCCCGATGACCGGGTGATCCTGTTCTGCGACATCGCCCGCCCGCTGCGCTTCGGCCTGCCGGGCCTGTTCAATCGCGCGGTGGCATCCACGCTGCTGGCCGGTGGCGCCTCGCCGAACCTGCCGGGCGACCCCACCGGTGGGGTCAACAAGGCATTTGGCGGGGTGTATAAGGTGCGGCTGAAGGCCAAGGCGCTGCGCGAGCGCAGCGTGGTGGCCTACCAGGTGATCAAGTGGGGCCTGGTGCTGGCCGTGATTGCCGGGATCTGGGCGATCTGA
- the speA gene encoding arginine decarboxylase, with amino-acid sequence MTDWSLDQARKTYSIPHWADGYFDVDQAGHMVVRPTGQDGPVVSLPKIVDAAREAGAKLPLLVRFPDILGQRLGKLQAAFAQAQADWEYPGGYTAVYPIKVNQHRGVAGTLASHHGEGFGLEAGSKPELMAVLALSRPGGLIVCNGYKDREYIRLALIGRKLGLQTFIVIEKPSELKLVLEESKALDVKPGLGVRMRLASLGAGKWQNSGGDKAKFGLSPRQLLDLWKSLRDTEYADCLSLLHFHMGSQISNVRDIANGMREATRYFVELSRLGAKITHVDVGGGLGVDYEGTRSRSFCSINYGLNSYASNIVQPLANACEEHGLTPPRIVTECGRAMTAHHAVLIANVSEVEEAQEGRVPDQHDDEPAAIRHLREIHAELDERPAVELFQEAQHFHAEGLSSYALGQIDLPQRARIDDLFYAIAHAVRARLSYDEKSHRPALDELNERLVDKYFVNFSVFESIPDAWAIDQVFPIVPIERLNEAPQRRGIIADMTCDSDGMVKTYVENESLDSSLPLHALNPGESYRIAFFMVGAYQEILGDIHNLFGDTDAVEVLADADGYAITQQRRGDTTDVMLDYVGYSLADLRASYAERVAAAKLSPERAQELSDALEAGLTGYTYLSDEPLA; translated from the coding sequence ATGACCGATTGGTCCCTCGACCAAGCCCGCAAGACCTACTCGATTCCGCATTGGGCGGATGGCTACTTCGACGTGGATCAGGCAGGACACATGGTGGTGAGACCGACTGGCCAGGACGGCCCGGTGGTGTCCTTGCCCAAGATCGTGGACGCCGCCCGCGAGGCCGGTGCCAAGCTGCCGCTGCTGGTGCGCTTCCCGGACATCCTGGGCCAGCGCCTGGGCAAGCTGCAGGCCGCGTTCGCGCAGGCCCAGGCCGACTGGGAGTACCCAGGTGGCTACACCGCCGTGTACCCGATCAAGGTCAACCAGCACCGTGGCGTGGCCGGCACCCTGGCCAGCCACCATGGCGAGGGCTTCGGCCTGGAAGCGGGCAGCAAGCCCGAGCTGATGGCCGTGCTGGCGCTGTCGCGCCCGGGCGGGCTGATTGTCTGCAATGGCTACAAGGACCGCGAGTACATCCGCCTGGCCCTGATCGGCCGCAAGCTGGGCCTGCAGACCTTCATCGTGATCGAGAAGCCGTCCGAGCTGAAGCTGGTGCTGGAGGAATCCAAGGCGCTGGATGTGAAGCCGGGCCTGGGCGTGCGCATGCGCCTGGCCTCGCTGGGCGCGGGCAAGTGGCAGAACAGTGGCGGCGACAAGGCCAAGTTCGGCCTGTCCCCGCGCCAGCTGCTGGACCTGTGGAAGTCGCTGCGCGACACCGAGTACGCCGACTGCCTGAGCCTGCTGCATTTCCACATGGGCTCGCAGATCTCCAACGTGCGCGACATCGCCAACGGCATGCGCGAAGCCACCCGCTACTTCGTGGAACTGTCGCGCCTGGGTGCGAAGATCACCCACGTGGACGTGGGCGGCGGCCTGGGCGTGGATTACGAAGGCACCCGCTCGCGCAGCTTCTGCTCGATCAACTATGGGCTCAATTCGTACGCCAGCAACATCGTGCAGCCGCTGGCCAATGCCTGCGAAGAACACGGCCTGACCCCGCCGCGGATCGTCACCGAGTGCGGCCGCGCCATGACCGCGCACCACGCGGTGCTGATTGCCAACGTGTCCGAAGTGGAAGAGGCGCAGGAAGGCCGCGTGCCGGACCAGCACGACGACGAACCGGCGGCGATCCGCCACCTGCGCGAGATCCACGCCGAGCTGGACGAGCGCCCGGCGGTGGAGCTGTTCCAGGAAGCCCAGCACTTCCATGCCGAAGGCCTGTCCAGCTATGCGCTGGGCCAGATCGACCTGCCGCAGCGGGCGCGCATCGATGACCTGTTCTACGCCATCGCCCATGCGGTGCGTGCGCGCCTGAGCTACGACGAGAAGAGCCATCGCCCGGCGCTGGACGAGTTGAACGAGCGCCTGGTGGACAAGTATTTCGTCAATTTCAGCGTGTTCGAGTCGATTCCCGATGCGTGGGCGATCGACCAGGTGTTCCCGATCGTGCCGATCGAGCGCCTGAACGAGGCGCCGCAGCGCCGCGGCATCATCGCCGACATGACCTGCGATTCCGATGGCATGGTCAAGACCTACGTCGAGAACGAGAGCCTGGACAGCTCGCTGCCGCTGCACGCGCTGAACCCGGGCGAGAGCTACCGCATCGCCTTCTTCATGGTCGGCGCGTACCAGGAAATCCTGGGCGACATCCACAACCTGTTCGGTGACACCGACGCGGTGGAAGTGCTGGCCGATGCCGATGGCTACGCGATCACCCAGCAGCGCCGCGGCGACACCACCGACGTGATGCTGGACTACGTGGGCTACAGCCTGGCCGATCTGCGTGCCAGCTATGCCGAACGCGTGGCGGCAGCGAAGCTGTCGCCGGAGCGCGCGCAGGAGCTGTCCGACGCGCTGGAAGCGGGCCTGACCGGGTACACCTACCTGTCCGACGAGCCGCTGGCCTGA